The genomic segment GGAAATCCTGGATATGCATTTAATTAACTGTCATTTATTCCTAATCCTGTATTTTTATTCCCTTCATCAGGTGGGAGAGTTTGGTGCTGGTGGTTATGTATGCCGGGTACATCCTGGTCATGAAGTGAGTTCTGCAGCCTCATCCACATGCATCGATTTAGAGGCGCCAAAAGGTGCCATGTGACACACTGCAGGCCCCTGATTGGTCAGCGAGAATCTTCCTTTTTGCAGAGGAATAGATGTCTTTGATAGCCGATGAGATCTGGATGAAAGATGTCCATCACGCGGGGATAGTGGCGTCGCTATGGCGACCAGCTACACTGAGGCGATACTTTCCTGAAATAgaaagttttaattttttatatgcCTTTTATCATGTAAAAAAGTAAATCAGTAAAGTACGTGACGTAGATGAAGTCAGACTCGCGCCGTATTGGTGTCGCCATGTTCAACCTGAATAATGCGACCACGATGCTCGCCGTCTCTGTCCAGCTGGTGATTTATGTCACCCCCGGCAACTGCCTGCCGTAAGAGTTTAATCTTTTCCCCCCGCGGCGGCTAAGAGCACCGGCTTAACCGGATCGCTCCTCTCCTTTCTCATTTAGAGGAAACAAGTGCTTATTGTGGGAAAACGCTATCGTACGTCTCCCAAAATATCCACTCTCCATTTTCGGTTATTTCAGTCAAAATGGAGTtgcggttttttttttaatatagtgaGATTACCGGTCGGGAGGCGACCAAGAACTGTGATTAAAATTTTCCCGCCAAAAAAGACTGGCGGGAAAAAATATCTCAGTAGCACTAGATAGCTAACTTTGCATTCATGTCATCTGAATATTACATAGTTTAATACTTATAAACTAGCCCGCTCGTTATCTGTGttgaagacagagaaagaaggtAGTACAGACTATTAATTACTGTTGcatcacatgaccagaacaaTAACGTCACCATAGCGACAACCTGGAGCCTGAACGTTGTGATAACTGGATTCTGGATCGATGCCTTTTCTTTTCTAGTGTACAACAGAATATTGTAgatgcttaaaaaaaacaaaaccggTGGCGTTTTTTCACCCAAGTAAATTGTTTTCATGAGAAACTAGGCCGCCTTCTCTGTGTAAGTCATCCTATAGAAGTACGGTTGAATAAATGTGTAATTCTGAGCTGTTTAATATGCATCATATCTATATTTGAGTGGAGTCTCTCCTCTGAGCTTCAAATATCCCATTTGCAAATGTAAATCTTGGCGCTGAATGTCCGACCTTGTTTCTTTTCCACGCCCGTCTCTAATTCGCCGTTCCCGTTCCGTCGTCTTGTTCTAGATTTAACTCCAGCATGCAGAGGTTTTTCATGGGGAAGTCCAAGAACGTGGCCAACGGTAACGCTGCCACCAGCAGCGAGATGGAGGACGGTAATGCTATTTATGGCTTTGTATGGAATGACGACCCGTCATTGCCTTTACTCACGACAGGTAAGGTTAATCAGACAGGCTGGGTTTCCAAGACTTGTCCTTCCTGGGAAGTTAATCAGATGATGCATTAGATGATTTGACTCCGCTGTCTGCTGCTATTAGAAGATCTGTGGCTTCATCCTTTACTCTTTTCTGCCAAAATAACCAATTATTTGACCTGAAACCAAATTCTACTGAACTATATCCCAAATCAAGACTTTGGCATTTTGGGAAATGGCTTGTCCGCCTGTTTCGGGTTGCTGGGACGATGCCAGATCTGGCGAGAGAAACAAGCACCCAGGTCAAAGGTGTGGTTCATCAGCAAAGAATCAGATTCCAaagctttaaaaatgtttcagttcagtttttatttaacaaaataatttattacaaatGGCACACTTGGgtataattttcaaaaacataatttttttttaacctttttaacAGTTATTCTACTTTTTTTCCACGATTTAAACTCCTAaatgctatgctaagctaactgactacatgtgcatgtgtctctttctcttctacCTAGCCTCTTCTCATGCTAAAGGATGCTACAGACATAACTGGTGTAGATTTTCTcttgtcaattaaaaaaaagaagcagtcATTTCCCAAAATGTCCAAAGCTTTTACCGTGACATTTCTTCGTAGCCACAGTCGTCGTCTTCTTcctttccctcctttttttttttttttttttgagctttCCAAAATTTGTGATTCTGGTCTAACTGCTCCTGAAACATTTAACTTTTCCCACTTTGGCTGCGTTAGCGTTAGCACGCCTGTCTCTTTAGCCTTACTAAACCGCCTCTTGCTTATTGTCAACAGTGTTGTGCTGCCGTGTGCCAATTCTTTCTGCTTGCATTCAACTTTTCTTCTCCTGCGGGTCTCTGGGGCGCAGACCCACGCGCTCCTCAAGTGGTAATGAATTTCACAAGAGGAACTGTTTACGCCGGCTCTGTTTACACAATTAATTTATGTGCATTCTTGCATGCATAATAAGGCAAATTAAGCCAGAGTTAAACTAATAAGTGCACtagagaacttttttttttaaattccccgTATGCTGCATCTTACATTGTGAGAGCAGAGAAAATGAGGTGTTGTATAAGGTGCCAATCAAATTACTTGAAGTTTAAGAAACTGTATGTTGGGTGTTTTTGCTACCTGCATGCAGCGGTTTGAGATCATCCACCTTAAAGAcgcagattttttaaaaaatcaatctcAGTCCGATCATAAATATTCAGACTTCAAACTTCAAAGCTGCACCAACGCAATTTGGAAAAGCTATTTGAAGTTCAGCGCTTGGAAATCATACGATGCACACtcatgttcaccaccaaagtgtgtgtgtgtgtgtgtgtgatgttttccaccggagggagaggaggggtcGGCGGCGAGTCCGGGAGATGCTCCCTGAAGGTTTTACCCTCCTCGTCCTCCGTGGTTTGAAGACGGGATGAGAATCATTCTGGGCTGTTAATGAGCTCGTCCATCAAAACCGTGTGACGTCTGAGTAAACGACCCCATCATGGGTCCGTTTGAAGGTTTTAATGCAGACGAGGCTCATGCATAGTCATCGATACCCTCATCACATGTTCTGCTAACCCTTTTTTGCTAATTAGCGGTAATACAAATGAATTCTTTGTACAATAAagatacagtgatccctcactTGGTCGCGCTTcgagatgcacggcttcactataacacagatttttttaggcgtgcgctgcgttctgagactcacggaacgcagcgtaCAGATTTCCATGtatttaaagaaacatttctttaatgcaaaagtgttttaaacagttgatcagagtgtgggaaaaggtaataacagatagaaggtggtttaatatcagtatggataataaaataaatcatcgCGATTTAGCGATTAATTGTTTtgcgtgagtaacgagggattactgtatgtttgaTTGAATTGTAAACCAGGATTTAATCtatattatcattatatatgcatattatTTAGTAGTTTTCCCTCTAAACCTCTGTAGTCAAGCCCAGTAAGGTTTACAGCCGTGGatctgtggtgatggtggacGAGATCATCAACGCCAGTCCCACCAAATTCAGATTTCCAGAAGCCGGCCTCCGCGTCATGGTAACCAGCCACTTCGGACCCAAGACCCGTCTGCGGATGGCGAGCCGCCTCATCATCACAGAGGTACAGCAGCCCGTTCAGCCGCAGACCGAGCAGCTAAAAATACAGCAGTAGCGTCGCGTCCGATCGCGTGCTCCTTGACTTAGTTCATTTTTTCTGAAAGCGCCAGAAGTTGGTCCAAGCTGCCAATGGAGTGGAGACACAAGTGATTGACGGGAAGGTCGAGATCGAGAATGGAAACGTGCCAGAGGACAAACCCAGCGAAGCCGAGCAGAACGACACCATCTCGCCGTTTCACGTTCCAAGTATGTTATGTGTCTTTAAGCGGTGAACTGTGTGCGAATGGACGGATGTTGTGGGAGTTTAAGgagttttttcatttattttataaaagaggagcttaatttaaaaaactatAATGTAAATGCAAGATTTCTaagattttatttcaatataaTTCCATATTCTGGACGAAAAACCCCACAGTAAATTGATTTAGCGAGCTAAACCCTCACAAAGGTCATGTTAATCACGATAATGGCAAACTCCTGTGGTTTCACACACTCCATACGAATGGCCTTTTCCTGGTATGTTCCACCGTGTTCCATTTCGTGCATTCCAAAGCGCCAAACGCTGCGTTCATCACCAACGGCGGCGCCgatgtgtttcctctgcagggagCTGCGGCAGCCGGGTGAAGTGGCTGATCTCCtggccgctgctgctgctcctcttcctcaccatccCCAACTGCGCCAAACCTCGCCTGGAAAAATACTTCATGCTCTCCTTCATCCTGTCCACCTTCTGGATCGCCATCTTCTCCTACTTCATGGTCTGGATGGTGAGCGGGTTGCCGAGCGCTGGAATGTGTCGGATGGAAATCTGTCGTgatgtttttcagttttgttaaAATTGAGCTTCAGTTTCATTTGTactcatttaaaaagaaaaaaaaatggttatACAACAAATTAATCTGcctatttttttgtttggcaGACAATTGAGCATAAAAGctaggtaatacagatataaggtggtttaatatcagtatggggagggttcataaacgtttaaattaccataaataataaaataaagtttgtcgctatatcgcaaaattcgtgtggttcctggattgcattaaccgcgagtaacaagggattattTTAGCGCTAAAACTCGATGTCACGTGGGAGAGGATTCCAATGGCGTTCCCAGAGGAATAACTTCCTATTGGTCCCTGGTTTGGGATCATTTTAACCACGCCCATTAAACGGGTGTTCCTTTAACAGATGGACGATAACAACGCTCCTTTCTCTGCGTCTCCTCCAGGTGACGATCATCGGCTACACTCTGGGAATCCCTGACGTCATCATGGGCATCACGTTCCTGGCCGCCGGCACCAGCGTCCCAGATTGCATAGCGAGCCTCATTGTGGCTCGCCAAGgtacccaccccccccccaccctttgAAGCGTTTCGGACCTGCTCTCTTGAGGCGTTTAATACGTAACGCATTCAATACCGCCGGCTCCTGTTCCATTAAGAGGATAGATGCCTGAAAGgagaagggaaataaaaacccTTGGAAACATTCCCAGGATGCTTTTCATCACTGAAGCTTTAATAGACGCGAGAAATGTTTTACACCCGTTTTCTCGTATGAACATAAAATGTAAACCGCTTTTCCTCGCTGGATATTCGAATGCAGAAGAATTTTCAATCGCGTTGGTTTAAATGTAGAAGGAAGAGACGTAGGAGGagggaacaggaagtagttagTGCACGGCTGTGTGTAGACGTAGTCATCCATCTCAGCCGAATGAGGTCAGACATATAATCTTAGAAAGTACAGAGCAGTACGTTGTTCATCTTCAGATGGgaataaaaaaggtttttatttgACCTAGAAGTTTTTTCTTCAGGTTTGGGGGACATGGCGGTGTCCAACACCATTGGCAGCAATGTGTTTGACATCCTGGTGGGACTGGGGATCCCCTGGGCGCTGCAGACCATGTGTGTCAGCTACGGATCTGAGGTAAGGGTTCCATATTCCAGATTATGATCGAGTGAGATGTGATCActcctctgtcttcctcctcttttaaTCTGGAATGACGAGCTGCGGATTAAATGTTCGAACCCCGTCCCGTGTGTCGCAGGTCATGATCAACAGTCGGGGGCTGGTGTACtcggtggtgctgctgctgggctCCGTGGCACTCACGGTGAGTGTGAACCTGCAAACACGCCACCgaaaaatcattttttgagACGCCTAAAGTTTAAAACTGAACATTAGAGATGAAATTCTAAtcatagaaaataaatattgtgctTTATTCGAATTCTTTCCAGACAGCCGGatgtattttctttcattatgaggcatcaaataaacacaaacaaccttTTCTTTAACGTTCGGCTTAGATGAAAACACCGGATTGTAATTTTCGGATGTGATTTACCTCGGTTGCTCGGGttacacacgtgtgtgtgtgtgtgtgtgtgtgtgtgtgtgtgtgtgtgtgtgtgtgtgtaggtgctgGGGATCCACCTGAACAAATGGAGGCTGGATGTCAAGCTGGGCCTGTACGTCCTGGTCTTGTACGCCGTCTTCCTCTGCGTCTCCGTCTTGATCGAGTACAACGTCTTCACCTTCGTCAACCTGCCCATGTGCATGGAGGAGTAGAGCGACGCGGCGCCGCTCGCAAACCAAAACCTCAAACGCTGACACAGCAATCCCAAATCtatgtgttcttttttcttttttttattattaaaataacacTGGACCTATCTACAAGCCCCTCCCACCCGTTAGCCTTTTAGCCCCCCTAGCTTAAACCCTGTTTCTCCGCAAGGCGGCACACACTGAGAGTCATCTCCATTCTGCTAGTGCCAgtcctcctctctttcctcaGTGAGCCCGTTACGTTTCTATCCATCTATAGCATGCCTTTAGATGTCAGGGTGGGGGCCTTCAGAATCAGaagtgccccccccaccctctgtgTTGATTGTCGGTAtgtgttttcactgtttcaTTGTAGATTTCCACTCCGACATTTCCAAAgctttcccccccaaaaaaccaaacCAGAGTCTGACAAagaaaggaacaaaaacaaaaaaaacatccttcAACCAAAATCCTGACATTCTCTTCAAGTCATTCCTGAAACAATCACATTTCATGCCGGCGCCCCCCTCTGGAAGGAGGGCTCTATTGcatctttcattaaaaaaaaacacaacaaaaaacgAGGACGTTTTGTCGGGACGGTTCGGCGTTGTTATGCATATGCAGCACGGCACAATAGAAACTTGTAaacaattgttttgtttttgtatttatttttcaaagcaaaggtttttgtgtattaaggaaaacaaaaaggagGAGCCTATTTTCTTTGCCTGTTTTACAATGAAACAAATTGCACACTGAAATGTtcgttatttgttttttgttttttttgctctgtgcTGTAAGGAGATTCCACGCTCGCCTAAAGGGGGCGTCTGCCTCCATTCAGTGACCAGTTGGTCGGCTTTTTCCCCTCCGCACAACTACGGAAACAAAAAACTGACTCTGGACTTGCGGGACTcctcaagatttttttttgtcacggGACTTGAGGACAAAGGAAGtcgacacaaaaaaaagaaaatgcaaagaaatgaGAAAGGTCCCCACTTTGTTTGCTTTGACTCCCtctggccagcagggggcactgCAGCCCCTCGGGCCGGGATAAGGGGTCGCGACCACAGCCGCCGGTTATCAGGGAAACTCAGAAGGACAACTCCAACTGGTTTTGATGGTGATGGTCTCTTGATTTTTGAGTTACATGTAGATATTGCACTTTAACAGCCGTCCTCATTCTGAATCAACTAGTGcttccttctgtgtgtgtgtgtgtgtgtgtgttttcagtgtgtgtgtgtgtgtgtgtgaatgcccACGCTACGTTTCTCACACCGGACTCTCAAGCGGACTTGGACCTTGACACCATGAGCACACCTGCGTCCGTCTttgcagtgcatgctgggacatTTAAACCGCAGCTCCTCCACAGCACAGCAAAAGGTCGAGGGGCCCGTTGTTGTCGTCGGCGCCGCCGTCGCCATGGAAACGGGCCCCCGCCTGACTCGGCAGCTACGAGCGACAC from the Antennarius striatus isolate MH-2024 chromosome 19, ASM4005453v1, whole genome shotgun sequence genome contains:
- the slc24a4b gene encoding sodium/potassium/calcium exchanger 4 isoform X3, which produces MERDDSDAVSASKQTIIAKIFKVRKRREMLVVQVCFICSVLFVAWTMSAALTKTGHGMLTEGHSVVEHWGRRLMASAPDNETEQKNCSEPAVHEFPDDLFTSQERKSGAVLLHILAALYMFLALAITCDEYFVTSLEKICEKLDLSEDVAGATFMAAGSSAPELFASVIGVFITHGDVGVGTIVGSAVFNILCIIGVCGIFAGQVVILTWWAVFRDSFYYILSVVALIAFIYDGKIVWWESLVLVVMYAGYILVMKFNSSMQRFFMGKSKNVANGNAATSSEMEDVKPSKVYSRGSVVMVDEIINASPTKFRFPEAGLRVMVTSHFGPKTRLRMASRLIITERQKLVQAANGVETQVIDGKVEIENGNVPEDKPSEAEQNDTISPFHVPRSCGSRVKWLISWPLLLLLFLTIPNCAKPRLEKYFMLSFILSTFWIAIFSYFMVWMVTIIGYTLGIPDVIMGITFLAAGTSVPDCIASLIVARQGLGDMAVSNTIGSNVFDILVGLGIPWALQTMCVSYGSEVMINSRGLVYSVVLLLGSVALTVLGIHLNKWRLDVKLGLYVLVLYAVFLCVSVLIEYNVFTFVNLPMCMEE
- the slc24a4b gene encoding sodium/potassium/calcium exchanger 4 isoform X2, with the translated sequence MERDDSDAVSASKQTIIAKIFKVRKRREMLVVQVCFICSVLFVAWTMSAALTKTGHGMLTEGHSVVEHWGRRLMASAPDNETEQKNCSEPAVHEFPDDLFTSQERKSGAVLLHILAALYMFLALAITCDEYFVTSLEKICEKLDLSEDVAGATFMAAGSSAPELFASVIGVFITHGDVGVGTIVGSAVFNILCIIGVCGIFAGQVVILTWWAVFRDSFYYILSVVALIAFIYDGKIVWWESLVLVVMYAGYILVMKFNSSMQRFFMGKSKNVANGNAATSSEMEDGNAIYGFVWNDDPSLPLLTTVKPSKVYSRGSVVMVDEIINASPTKFRFPEAGLRVMVTSHFGPKTRLRMASRLIITEKLVQAANGVETQVIDGKVEIENGNVPEDKPSEAEQNDTISPFHVPRSCGSRVKWLISWPLLLLLFLTIPNCAKPRLEKYFMLSFILSTFWIAIFSYFMVWMVTIIGYTLGIPDVIMGITFLAAGTSVPDCIASLIVARQGLGDMAVSNTIGSNVFDILVGLGIPWALQTMCVSYGSEVMINSRGLVYSVVLLLGSVALTVLGIHLNKWRLDVKLGLYVLVLYAVFLCVSVLIEYNVFTFVNLPMCMEE
- the slc24a4b gene encoding sodium/potassium/calcium exchanger 4 isoform X1 — its product is MERDDSDAVSASKQTIIAKIFKVRKRREMLVVQVCFICSVLFVAWTMSAALTKTGHGMLTEGHSVVEHWGRRLMASAPDNETEQKNCSEPAVHEFPDDLFTSQERKSGAVLLHILAALYMFLALAITCDEYFVTSLEKICEKLDLSEDVAGATFMAAGSSAPELFASVIGVFITHGDVGVGTIVGSAVFNILCIIGVCGIFAGQVVILTWWAVFRDSFYYILSVVALIAFIYDGKIVWWESLVLVVMYAGYILVMKFNSSMQRFFMGKSKNVANGNAATSSEMEDGNAIYGFVWNDDPSLPLLTTVKPSKVYSRGSVVMVDEIINASPTKFRFPEAGLRVMVTSHFGPKTRLRMASRLIITERQKLVQAANGVETQVIDGKVEIENGNVPEDKPSEAEQNDTISPFHVPRSCGSRVKWLISWPLLLLLFLTIPNCAKPRLEKYFMLSFILSTFWIAIFSYFMVWMVTIIGYTLGIPDVIMGITFLAAGTSVPDCIASLIVARQGLGDMAVSNTIGSNVFDILVGLGIPWALQTMCVSYGSEVMINSRGLVYSVVLLLGSVALTVLGIHLNKWRLDVKLGLYVLVLYAVFLCVSVLIEYNVFTFVNLPMCMEE